CCGATCGGCGGTCGCGTCGGGGCGGAGATTTTGGGCCAACAACGCCTCGCCCCACGCAGCATAACTGGCCCCTTCCATCCGCAGTGAATCGGCCTGTTCAAAGATCGGACGCAGTTCGTGAGTCACATCGATCGCCGTTTCAAATCGCTCCTGTTGACGCAGGCTTTCAACGACGATTCGAAGTCGGCGACGGAATTCATCCAACGAGATCAACCGCGGATCGAAGCCGGTTGGATCGCCCAGGTCGCGGGCCAGATAGGTCGATGTGCCAATGCATTCTTGAGCCGTCCCGTGGTCGGCGAGGATCTCCAGTTCCTCGATCGCGCCGGCCAGCGAAACCGCCGGGTCGACGTGGTTCTGGCGGACCGCACCGAGCAAGCCCAGCGCTTTTTCGTGTTCTCCCAGCAAGCGTTGTGCTTGTCCGGCAACCAGCATCGCATCGAGACCTAAGCGTTCGTCGGCGGTCCGCGCGATTTCGACCAATTCGTCCAACGCGTCTTCGATAATCTGGCGGGCTTCGGGGGAGAGTGGTTTGGAGGGGGAGATCCGCTGGCGTTCGCGGATCATTTCTTCGGCGCGTCCAAGTTGAATCTTGGTCGATTCCAGCCGTGCCTTGGCCGACAAGCCCGGTTCGGTCGAGGCTTGCGTGGTCGCGGCCAGGGCCTCGTCCCAGTCGTGTCGTTCGCGAAGGATTCGAGCTCGCAATAATTGCCCATCAGCCCGTTCGTCGCTGTCGATTGTCGGCAGTGTCAGATATTTGTCGATCGTCGCCAAGGCTGCCGCTGGCGAGTATTCAGGGGACCGCAGTTGTGCGTCGGCGAACAGTTGCAGGTACTGACGCTGGGCGTCGACGCGGTTCTGGATGCCTTGTTCAAACGCCTTTGCCGCACCGGTGAAATCACCTGTGCTGTATTTTGCATGGGCCAACAGCAGTGTCCCCTCGCGAGCATAACTTTTGGGGAACCCAATTAGTTCGGCGTGTTTCAATTGCTCGACGACCTGGCTCAATTGGACTCGGCGAGCGTCGAGTTCCGGTACATCGAAAGCTTGGAGGACGGCGCTGGCTGCATCGAGAAAAGCATGCAGTTGCCGTTGTTCATCGGTCCAGTCGGGGCTGGCAGTCAGCGAGTTGGTCAGCGAACTAACAACTGCCCAGCGGCCTTCGTTAAATTCTTCTTGCGCGAGTTTTAACGTCGCGTCGACGTTGACCGAGGACCTTTGGGTGAAGGTCGCAAACAGCGTTGCGAAAGTGCCGAGCGCGACCACAGCCAGGACGGCGATGCTGGCCAGTTTCCAGGGGCTTGCCGGCGGAGTGGTCGTTTCGTTTTCGGCCGGTGTTTCGTCCAATGAAAGGCCTGGCTAAAGAGCGGATTTAGTTCGCGGAAAACTCAACCGGTTCGGTGTCGCAGATCGTCGCTGTCCGTAGCGTGTCGATGCCCGTCACCTGTCCCATGATCCATTCGTTGACATCGCTCAAAATCTGCGGATGCAGTTCGTTGAGGACGTCGTATTGCCGCAGATCCAATCCGATCCGGGCGGCGTGCAAGTTCCGCAAATCGCGGCATAGGTCGTTGGTCGGATAGACCGATTCATCGGCTCCCAAGGCGATCATCATCGGCAGATTGCGGGCCGCGGCTAGGTTCGCCAGTGGGCGTGCACCTGTCGGGAAGCGTCCGCCCAAAGAGACCGCCCCTGCAAACGCCGTCGGGTGTCGCAGTGCGGTTCGCAGGGCCATCGTGCCCCCTTCGCGGTAACCGACCACGCAGACGCGGTTACGATTGATGCTGTAGCGAGTGCTGGCAAGATCGATCGCGTCGAACAGCGTTTGTTCGGTGATCGCAATTCCCGCTTCGCTTTGCAGCCATGAGAAACCGTGCCCCATCGAATCGGTGGCCCGCGGTGCTCGGACGCCGACGCCGATGTAGTTCTGCATGCTGATCGAGGGAAGCACGGTGGGCATTTGCGACTGGTCGCTGCCTTCGTTGTGCAGCCAGATCACCAGCGGATATTCGTAGTTGGATTCGTATTGAACGGGAAGGAAGAACGACGACCGGCCGCAGGTTTCGAGCGTTGCCGAGGGATGCGACTGCAAGTTTTTGGCCCCTGAGAAGTTGCCACTCGCCGAAGCGTTTTCTGACCAAAGACGGTTCATAGTCGACTTGCCCTGGGG
Above is a genomic segment from Rosistilla ulvae containing:
- a CDS encoding alpha/beta hydrolase, translated to MNRLWSENASASGNFSGAKNLQSHPSATLETCGRSSFFLPVQYESNYEYPLVIWLHNEGSDQSQMPTVLPSISMQNYIGVGVRAPRATDSMGHGFSWLQSEAGIAITEQTLFDAIDLASTRYSINRNRVCVVGYREGGTMALRTALRHPTAFAGAVSLGGRFPTGARPLANLAAARNLPMMIALGADESVYPTNDLCRDLRNLHAARIGLDLRQYDVLNELHPQILSDVNEWIMGQVTGIDTLRTATICDTEPVEFSAN
- a CDS encoding tetratricopeptide repeat protein, translating into MDETPAENETTTPPASPWKLASIAVLAVVALGTFATLFATFTQRSSVNVDATLKLAQEEFNEGRWAVVSSLTNSLTASPDWTDEQRQLHAFLDAASAVLQAFDVPELDARRVQLSQVVEQLKHAELIGFPKSYAREGTLLLAHAKYSTGDFTGAAKAFEQGIQNRVDAQRQYLQLFADAQLRSPEYSPAAALATIDKYLTLPTIDSDERADGQLLRARILRERHDWDEALAATTQASTEPGLSAKARLESTKIQLGRAEEMIRERQRISPSKPLSPEARQIIEDALDELVEIARTADERLGLDAMLVAGQAQRLLGEHEKALGLLGAVRQNHVDPAVSLAGAIEELEILADHGTAQECIGTSTYLARDLGDPTGFDPRLISLDEFRRRLRIVVESLRQQERFETAIDVTHELRPIFEQADSLRMEGASYAAWGEALLAQNLRPDATADRAMIERSKELHALAGKAYAKAAELWFTSPQYPDFLWDAIQQYDLAHLYEPCLDLLEPYLKYQQRDQLPRGLILQAKAQLALREFASAMRTCETCIAEFPRDSLAYKARILAAQAARELGDASTAQAFLEANLHDGLLAPDSRAWRDSLLALGELLYSEAVTTHYALTTPKPNQATPPIAEQAPLFRKNQDVFNAAIRRLEEANTRYAGMREARRAVYLAAQAHRYAAHWPKLRAEMADTLDSSRREQNLIHSNHLAAAAQTFRQLRSDLNSVNDDGALTDMEQAMLRNCYLGEADALFGLQKFEDAITSYSATINRFINEPIALEAMVQQSRCFDALDRQSDVQRILKQAQQILDRIPPEYDDLFAQTTRYDRAGWSQYLQWMLNG